The following proteins are co-located in the Cutaneotrichosporon cavernicola HIS019 DNA, chromosome: 3 genome:
- a CDS encoding uncharacterized protein (Putative lipopolysaccharide-modifying enzyme), whose product MVRTIVRELSPRGRVAAVAAAFMTFLFLLNFIFPSSNIASPHRWTTGSSSVLRSKFLRAKAGAPRPPIHHPIPKLMADAREAFDAKVKRQSKTLSEAVREYRRRYKRDPPAGFDKWFEFAKKHKAVIIDEYDQLNRDLEPFWQLTGKDLRQRCVDVGYLPSVDLVRVEDGQTRTIDVNKGFDDSEVGARAKGFRVMLEKFQEHLPNMDFPINEKAEGRILVPWEERLYSNLTKDASKGIEHVLGGEFIPDWKGDGNVWESYRRTCEPSSQARRLFGSLRAQLKEGQVPISRLANAGITTDTVDEDFEFPPDVDDKYDFCDHPWAHYNQGHFFSDWRTIHALYPMFSPAKGVGYSDILIPSHYYFSSTKRYTYGWDPVNTIIKDVDDMETPWEEKVDDIFWRGATTGGGSNPAGFLAQYQRHRFIKMTSDHSRANRTVVFAHPPGTDNFISAQVAVGDLNDEMMDVAFTKAVGCTQYPNGGCDAMRKDHRFADAVPLGENWRHKYLIDLDGMGYSARLFALLKSESAVLKSTIYTEFMSEWMQPWLHYIPVSQMYNEIYNIYAYFSGPSASMLNAANTTRDQFQSSGLRTRKLDGDAELHKIAKAGREWMFSIGRKLDMEIYVYRLCLEWGRLNADDRDDASFKGFL is encoded by the exons ATGGTGCGCACCATCGTGAGGGAACTCTCCCCAAGAGGTCGAGTTGCCGCTGTCGCAGCAGCCTTCATGaccttcctcttcctcctcaactTTATCTTCCCATCCTCCAACATTGCCAGCCCGCACCGATGGACCACAGGCTCGTCCTCAGTCCTCCGCTCAAAATTCCTACGTGCCAAGGCGGGGGCGCCGCGGCcacccatccaccaccCCATTCCTAAGCTCATGGCCGACGCGCGGGAAGCTTTTGACGCAAAGGTCAAGCGCCAGTCCAAGACCCTCAGCGAGGCCGTCCGCGAGTACCGCCGCCGGTACAAGCGCGACCCACCCGCTGGCTTTGACAAGTGGTTCGAGTTTGCCAAGAAACACAAAGCTGTCATCATCGATGAGTACGACCAGCTTAACCGTGACCTTGAGCCGTTCTGGCAGCTCACGGGCAAGGACCTTCGTCAGCGctgcgtcgacgtcggtTACCTTCCGTCTGTTGACCTGGTCCGCGTTGAGGACGGCCAGACTCGCACCATTGACGTCAACAAGGGCTTTGATGACTCTGAGGTTGGCGCGCGTGCCAAGGGCTTCCGTGTCATGCTTGAGAAGTTCCAGGAGCACCTTCCCAACATGGACTTTCCCATCaacgagaaggccgagggccgTATCCTTGTCCCTTGGGAGGAGAGGCTCTACTCGAATCTTACCAAGGACGCCAGCA AGGGCATCGAGCACgttctcggcggcgagttTATTCCGGACTGGAAGGGGGACGGCAACGTCTGGGAGTCGTACCGCCGCACCTGCGAGCCTTCATCGCAGGCACGTCGCCTCTTTGGCTCCCTCCGCGCGCAACTGAAGGAGGGACAGGTTCCCATCTCGCGCCTAGCCAACGCCGGCATCACCACGGACACTGTGGACGAGGACTTTGAGTTCCCCCCAGATGTCGACGACAAGTATGACTTCTGCGACCACCCCTGGGCTCACTACAACCAGGGCCACTTCTTCTCCGACTGGCGCACTATCCACGCTCTTTACCCCATGTTCTCGCCGGCCAAAGGTGTCGGCTACTCTGACATTCTTATCCCGAGCCACTACtacttctcctcgacgaagCGCTACACGTACGGCTGGGACCCTGTCAACACGATCATCAAGGACGTGGATGACATGGAGACACCctgggaggagaaggtggaCGACATCTTttggcgcggcgccacTACGGGTGGTGGCTCCAACCCTGCTGGCTTCCTCGCACAGTACCAGCGCCACCG GTTTATCAAGATGACCTCGGACCACTCGCGCGCGAACCGCACCGTCGTATTCGCCCACCCTCCTGGGACCGACAACTTTATCTCTGCGCAGGTTGCTGTTGGTGACCTGAACGACGAGATGATGGACGTCGCGTTCACCAAGGCTGTGGGCTGCACGCAGTACCCCAACGGCGGCTGTGACGCGATGCGCAAGGACCACCGCTTTGCTGACGCGGTGCCTCTGGGCGAGAACTGGCGCCATAAGTACTTAATCGACCTTGACGGTATGGGTTACTCTGCACGTCTCTTTGCACTG CTCAAGTCTGAGAGCGCGGTCCTAAAGTCAACCATTTACACCGAGTTCATGTCGGAGTGGATGCAGCCGTGGCTGCACTACATCCCCGTTTCGCAGATGTACAACGAGATCTACAACATCTACGCGTACTTCTCTGGGCCGTCGGCATCGATGCTCAACGCTGCCAACACGACTCGTGACCAGTTCCAATCTTCGGGTCTGCGCACCCGCAAGCTGGACGGTGACGCTGAGCTGCACAAGATTGCCAAGGCGGGACGGGAATGGATGTTCTCTATTGGGCGTAAGCTAGACATGGAGATCTACGTCTACCG TCTCTGTCTCGAATGGGGTCGTCTGAACGCggacgaccgcgacgacgcgagCTTCAAGGGTTTCCTCTAA
- the MRF1 gene encoding uncharacterized protein (PCRF), with translation MLFHSSHALRCLSRSQTRLGLSTGSRRCLATPATKFFTETEKENAKILEAASTKVDLFNAAQQPKDDLTVDESIQRAKVQKDIGPLADVYTTYSKTRKTLREMFEMEVDELNEQLDSAIGQLPNLLLPPSETGPLPVMMSINAGVGGSEAGLFAEEMARMYTRFAEKHGWKIEVLSKTEGPNGRGVREMTMKMEPAPYSEGEVYGLLRWERGVHRVQRVPQTETQGRVHTSTITIVVMPIYPDAPEAPLVDPKDVKSEVMRSRGAGGQHVNKTESAVRLTHLPTGISVSMQDSRSQHQNRAWAWDVLRARLSERKHQEEIEAKRANRRSQVKGADRGDKIRTYNFPQDRLSDHRIALNITGLRDIMDSDGLENVIAALRTDFNARRLEAILAGDEDFDE, from the exons ATGCTCTTCCACAGCAGCCACGCCCTCCGCTGCTTATCCCGATCACAAACGCGGCTCGGATTGAGTACGGGCTCTCGGCGATGCCTCGCAACGCCCGCGACAAAATTCTTTACCGAGACTGAGAAGGAAAATGCCAAAATCTTGGAAGCAGCCTCGACCAAGGTTGACCTCTTCAACGCCGCACAACAA CCAAAAGATGACTTGACAGTCGACGAGAGCATCCAGCGCGCAAAGGTGCAGAAGGACATTGGTCCGCTGGCCGATGTGTATACCACCTACTCAAAGACGCGCAAG ACTCTGAGAGAAATGTTCGAGATGGAAGTCGACGAACTCAACGAACAACTCGACAGCGCAATTGGACAGCTacccaacctcctccttccaccCTCCGAGACGGGCCCTTTGCCGGTCATGATGTCCATTAATGCTGGGGTGGGCGGATCCGAGGCTGGTCTTTTCGCCGAAGAGATGGCGCGGATGTACACCCGTTTCGCTGAGAAGCACGGATGGAAGATTGAGGTCCTGAGCAAGACCGAGGGTCCGAATGGACGCGGCGTCCGCGAGATGACCATGAAAATGGAGCCGGCACCATACTCTGAAGGCGAGGTATACGGTCTCCTGCGATGGGAGAGGGGCGTTCATCGCGTTCAGCGTGTCCCACAGACCGAAACGCAGGGACGCGTTCACACCAGTACCATCACCATTGTGGTCATGCCCATCTACCCCGACGCGCCAGAGGCGCCCCTCGTTGACCCCAAGGACGTCAAGTCTGAAGTGATGCGTTCTCGCGGCGCCGGCGGTCAGCACGTCAACAAGACTGAGTCGGCTGTCCGCCTCACCCATCTCCCAACGGGCATTTCCGTGTCGATGCAGGACTCGCGCAGCCAGCACCAGAACCGCGCTTGGGCGTGGGATGTCTTGCGGGCACGCCTGAGCGAACGCAAACACCAGGAAGAAATTGAGGCTAAGCGCGCCAACCGACGTAGTCAGGTTAAGGGCGCTGACCGCGGCGACAAGATCCGCACGTACAACTTTCCCCAG GACCGGCTGAGCGACCACCGTATCGCGCTCAACATTACGGGTCTGCGCGATATCATGGACAGCGACGGACTCGAGAATGTCATCGCAGCACTGCGGACAGACTTTAATGCCCGCAGGCTGGAGGCCATTCTcgctggcgacgaggactttgacgagTAG
- a CDS encoding uncharacterized protein (Tetratricopeptide repeat): MSDLPSPHGEPAPFDARLFEPPPWVKERFGNAPPKPASSADSADDHFEDASEGDLGLEEIEGMTQFSTDELKKLLARAVTLKEQGNKHFLAKPRQLSMARDSYSAALDHLPDMPPRPAQVAPELSGIQEVTEEEADAINAENAREKDTVREDVEREIRECTKAVYGNLGAVYVAQEEWKQAVDACTSAIKMDPGYLKAVHRRAVANDKIGSWSSLSSALEDYNTLVTKLPPTSPQLREAKRALATLPGRIAAQQEKEKDEMLGKLKDLGNSLLGKFGLNTDMFKFDEQPGGGYNLRFEQG; encoded by the exons ATGTCCGACTTGCCATCACCTCACGGAGAACCAGCACCCTtcgacgcgcgcctctTCGAGCCTCCACCATGGGTCAAGGAGCGTTTCGGCAACGCGCCACCCAAGCCTGCGAGCTCTGCAGACAGCGCTGACGACCACTTTGAAGATGCGAGTGAGGGCGATCTAGGTCTCGAGGAAATTGAGGGAATGACGCAGTTCTCAaccgacgagctcaag AAGCTGCTGGCGCGGGCAGTGACGCTCAAGGAGCAAGGCAACAAGCATTTCCTGGCCAAACCCCGGCAGCTGAGCATGGCGCGCGATTCGTATTCTGCTGCTCTTGACCATCTCCCAGATATGCCACCACGACCTGCCCAAGTTGCCCCCGAACTCAGCGGGATCCAGGAGgtgacggaggaggaggcagaCGCTATCAATGCCGAGAacgcgcgcgagaaggaTACTGTGCGCGAAGATGTTGAGCGGGAGATACGCGAGTGTACCAAGGCCGTTTATGGGAACCTCGGGGCCGTGTATGTCGCACAGGAAGAGTGGAAACAGGCCGTAGACGCTTGCACCAGTG CTATCAAGATGGACCCAGGATATCTCAAGGCGGTTCACCGGCGGGCAGTTGCCAACGACAAGATTGGGTCATggtcgtcgttgtcgagtGCACTGGAGG ATTACAACACCTTGGTGACCAAgctgccgccgacgtcgccccAACTCCGCGAGGCGAAGAGAGCGCTTGCGACCCTCCCTGGCCGCATTGCCGCTCAGCAAGAaaaggagaaggacgagatGCTGGGTAAActcaaggacctcggcAACAGCCTGCTGGGCAAGTTTGGCCTCAACACCGACATGTTCAAGTTCGACGAGCAGCCGGGTGGTGGCTATAATCTTCGTTTCGAGCAAGGTTAG
- the ALG7 gene encoding uncharacterized protein (Glycosyl transferase family 4), with product MPEPAAQMGRPLPVLFISTLIPIALTLIVHPLIPVFGLSEYFPLPPQPTFPALQANVGFALLALVGTLLIVPKVGPAFIEKGIRGRDLLKPGGRTSGPWIPECLGLPCASLYLLLMMLFIPFPFSHIFQVAGNNGVGREKFPIRELTFYLTSLLSLFTATMLGFIDDLFDIRWRHKLPIPLIAAVPTLLVYYATGGWTWVVLPESVGKLLCSLGLPGWTGAPVVNLHVFYYVYLVLLPTFTTNSINILAGINGVEVIQPLIIAMSVTLNDLFFLPIWPEWLLALLGVENPASGRMLPWAVGQVVTRHLMSLYFMIPLIGVCAGFLWHNWYPARAFPGDTLCYFTGMAFSAVAIQGHFSKTMLLFFLPQIFNFLLSSPQLFRLVPCPRHRLPHFNEATGLLEPSKAVFERAPPLLGRIILEAFQILGLTRLERAPPPADSKSGEKTPSDSWPQDGDLISATNLTLLNVLLVRLGPMREPTLCLLVGAGQVAGSAVAFAIRYGVGSLVYGGDRR from the exons ATGCCAGAGCCGGCTGCCCAGATGGGCAGGCCACTTCCGGTACTGTTCATCAgcaccctcatccccatcgCCCTCACTCTCATTGTTCATCCCCTCATTCCCGTATTCGGCCTCTCAGAGTACTTTCCCTTGCCTCCGCAGCCGAccttccccgccctccAGGCCAACGTCGGcttcgcgctcctcgcaCTCGTCGGGACACTCTTGATCGTTCCAAAAGTTGGTCCAGCATTCATCGAGAAGGGTATCAGGGGACGCGACCTGCTCAAGCCGGGTGGACGGACATCTGGGCCATGGAT TCCAGAGTGCCTCGGGTTACCTTGCGCGTCCTTGTACCTCCTGCTGATGATGCTCTTTATCCCCTTTCCCTTCTCGCACATCTTCCAGGTCGCTGGCAATAACGGTGTCGGTCGCGAAAAGTTCCCTATTCGCGAG ctcACATTTTACCTGACGTCGCTGCTGTCGCTCTTCACCGCGACTATGCTTGGGTTCATCGACGACCTGTTCGACATCCGCTGGCGACACAAGCTTCCAATCCCTCTGATTGCTGCGGTTCCAACGCTCTTAGTCTACTACGCGACAGGAGGGTGGACGTGGGTCGTCCTGCCCGAGAGCGTCGGCAAGCTGCTGTGCTCACTCGGATTGCCTGGATGGACCGGAGCTCCAGTGGTCAACCTGC ATGTCTTCTACTATGTCtacctcgtccttctcccgACCTTCACAACAAACTCTATCAACATCCTCGCTGGAATCAATGGCGTGGAAGTCATCCAGCCGCTGATCATCGCAATGTCTGTCACTCTTAACGACCTGTTCTTCCTGCCCATCTGGCCAGAATGGCTCCTCGCGTTACTAGGCGTCGAGAACCCAGCCTCTGGACGTATGCTACCATGGGCTGTCGGGCAGGTCGTCACACGTCATCTGATGAGCCTCTACTTCATGATCCCGCTCATCGGCGTCTGTGCAGGGTTCTTGTGGCACAACTG GTATCCCGCTCGGGCATTCCCAGGCGACACGTTGTGCTACTTCACAGGGATGGCCTTCTCGGCAGTGGCCATCCAAGGCCACTTCTCCAAGACCATGCTGCTGTTCTTCCTGCCCCAGATCTTCAACTTCCTCCTGTCGTCCCCTCAACTCTTCCGCCTCGTTCCATGTCCACGCCATCGGCTGCCACA TTTCAATGAGGCCACAGGCCTGCTAGAGCCTTCAAAGGCAGTATTCGAACGCGCCCCACCCTTGTTGGGCCGGATCATCCTTGAGGCCTTCCAGATCTTGGGTCTCACAAGGCTTGAGCGTGCTCCGCCGCCTGCCGACTCCAAGAGCGGAGAGAAGACGCCGTCCGATTCATGGCCGCAAGATGGTGACCTTATATCAGCCACGAATCTCActctcctcaacgtccTGCTGGTTAGGCTCGGTCCGATGCGCGAGCCAACACTCTGCCTTCTTGTCGGAGCAGGGCAAGTTGCTGGCAGCGCGGTCGCTTTCGCGATCCGATATGGCGTTGGTTCATTAGTGTACGGCGGAGACAGGCGATAG
- a CDS encoding uncharacterized protein (Phosphoglycerate mutase-like protein), translating into MITITIVRHGESTDNLRSVWAGWADAPLSNHGMNQAKAVGASFADVAIDAVFASPLKRAHWTAQQIQLQNKSDPPTTVSGLLREQHFGVAEGHYFAGDDVKYVRHPGRTFKFPEGETLGDVRDRANQAIKEFVEDALRESYGSTPESKHLVFVAHGIFNYEFLSAFLTRRPEGIDTHWAYKGMTNTGWTRLHVGYAGESTGLPLDYDNLPSLPPLTVEILASDVTTHLEGVNRQRGGIGSAGFDEKQQEIRAFFSGAHAAE; encoded by the exons ATGATCACCATTACAATT gtcCGTCACGGCGAGTCGACTG ATAACCTGCGCTCGGTGTGGGCCGGATGGGCCGACGCGCCCCTGTCCAACCACG GCATGAAC CAAGCCAAGGCTGTCGGCGCGTCATTTGCCGACGTTGCGATCGACGCGGTGTTTGCGTCTCCATTGAAACGCGCCCACTGGACT GCCCAGCAGATCCAGCTGCAGAACAAGTCGGATCCTCCCACGACTGTTTCGGGGCTTCTGCGCGAACAGCATTTCGGTGTTG CCGAGGGGCATTATTTCGCCGGCGACGATGTCAAGTATGTCCGCCATCCTGGGCGTACGTTCAAGTTTCCTGAGGGCGAGACTTTGGGCGACGTGCGCGATCGCGCTAATCAGGC CATCAAGGAGTTTGTCGAGGACGCACTGCGCGAGTCGTATGGTTCCACGCCCGAGTCGAAGCATCTCGTATTTGTTGCCCACGGAATCTTTAACTACGAGTTCCTTAGTGCTTTCCTAACCCGCAGGCCTGAGGGCATTGACACGCACTGGGCGTACAAGG GAATGACTAAT ACGGGCTGGACGCGACTGCACGTTGGTTACGCTGGCGAGTCGACGGGCCTGCCGCTTGACTACGACAACCTCCCTAGTCTGCCGCCACTCACGGTCGAGATCCTCGCGTCAGACGTCACTACCCACCTTGAGGGCGTGAACCGGCAACGCGGCGGAATCGGGTCAGCCGGCTTTGACGAGAAGCAGCAGGAGATCCGGGCGTTTTTCAGTGGCGCCCACGCGGCCGAGTAG
- the SEN54 gene encoding uncharacterized protein (tRNA-splicing endonuclease subunit sen54 N-term) yields the protein MSGPPPPKVPPPGDDDEDDEGHMDVNFIQGFADKIQRVPQQLDDDPSSRPKINIPKRGEKDFEPLAETVNLQEMMLQNSRQALFDALQGVRGVASKSLSHALVTPASPFPHLVISRGHVLDTLGITVRHSGKARIELLPEEALYLAERGSLQIWNGTAPSREEPDLGTWSEEEFGIRGAVEMSVVEVFGAFMGMAGLSWQRYQAYAYLKRLGYTVQRTRRFIPTHFVEEARVEVGVWARLWAALSRLSLNVRSSIASLMGVPRRFVAGMARVGLGMMGPLGGTMLKSWSGETYSSIFSHLRFIPSGHTHPVPPSSTASESESQSQFAPLLTNPYIPFFHVWKPVTAWSKAKWDRGSVVGLENQKPDYAIAAVESRNTPMPTLRQLEDIFEGLPDEPKGPPRRVGPQYENRRPNKGPEKEAPGAWYYRFLPWLQTTPQEKPYTNPMAQMRNGDRAFIVAVNDSGNSGWIRFGRSGFEDFPMV from the exons ATGTCAggaccaccaccacccaagGTCCCTCCGCCtggggacgacgacgaggacgacgagggccaCATGGACGTCAACTTCATCCAGGGCTTTGCCGA CAAGATCCAGCGCGTTCCACAACAACTAGACGACGACCCCTCGTCCCGACCCAAGATCAACATTCCCAAACGCGGAGAGAAAGATTTCGAGCCCCTAGCCGAAACCGTAAACCTGCAAGAGATGATGCTCCAGAACTCTCGCCAAGCCCTCTTCGACGCCCTCCAAGGAGTCCGTGGCGTCGCGAGTAAATCCCTCTCGCacgccctcgtcactcccgcctcccccttcccgcacctcgtcatctcgcgcggccacgtcctcgacacTCTGGGCATCACAGTGCGCCACTCGGGCAAAGCCAGGATCGAATTGTTGCCCGAAGAGGCACTCTATCTCGCCGAACGTGGGAGTCTGCAAATATGGAATGGGACGGCACCGAGTCGGGAAGAACCCGACTTGGGGACGTGGAGTGAAGAGGAGTTTGGAATCCGGGGCGCTGTCGAAATGAGCGTCGTCGAAGTGTTTGGCGCGTTTATGGGGATGGCAGGATTGTCATGGCAGAGATACCAGGCGTATGCGTACCTCAAACGATTGGGGTATACGGTTCAGCGGACGCGGCGCTTTATTCCCACGCACTTTGTGGAAGAGGCGCGCGTAGAGGTTGGCGTGTGGGCGCGGCTTTGGGCCGCCCTCTCCAGACTCAGTCTGAATGTCCGTTCAAGTATCGCCAGCCTTATGGGTGTTCCGCGCCGCTTCGTGGCTGGTATGGCGCGAGTTGGGCTGGGCATGATGGGTCCACTCGGCGGAACAATGTTGAAGTCTTGGTCGGGCGAGACGTATT CCTCAATCTTTTCGCATCTCCGCTTCATACCTTCGGGCCATACACATCCCGTTCCTCCCTCTTCAACcgcgtccgagtccgagtcccAGTCTCAATTCGCCCCCCTGCTCACTAACCCCTACATACCATTCTTCCATGTTTGGAAGCCCGTTACGGCGTGGTCAAAGGCCAAGTGGGACCGGGGGAGTGTTGTCGGCCTCGAAAACCAGAAGCCAGACTATGCCATTGCGGCCGTCGA ATCACGCAATACGCCCATGCCGACGCTACGGCAGCTCGAGGATATCTTCGAGGGTTTGCCTGATGAACCAAAGggcccgcctcgtcgtgTTGGACCACAGTACGAGAACCGTCGGCCGAACAAGGGGCCTGAGAAGGAAGCGCCGGGGGCCTGGTACTACCGCTTCCTACCTTGGCTGCAGACAACACCCCAGGAGAAGCCCTACACCAATCCCATGGCGCAGATGAGGAACGGAGACCGCGCGTTCATCGTCGCTGTCAATGACTCTGGCAACTCTGGCTGGATTCGGTTCGGGCGGTCCGGGTTTGAAGACTTCCCCATGGTCTAG